Proteins co-encoded in one Natronorubrum daqingense genomic window:
- a CDS encoding type II toxin-antitoxin system HicB family antitoxin — protein sequence MASSTSDGGVYDDEIRLWREEDVWIATDVTTGVTTQGSSRTAALENLDEAVALHTGERGTEPSAEELRELGIDPAANTTGDTEPPDILK from the coding sequence GTCTATGACGATGAGATCCGACTCTGGCGCGAGGAGGACGTGTGGATTGCGACCGATGTTACGACTGGCGTCACGACACAGGGCTCGTCTCGGACCGCTGCACTCGAAAACCTCGACGAGGCAGTTGCACTCCATACTGGAGAGCGCGGAACCGAGCCATCTGCGGAGGAACTCCGTGAACTCGGCATCGACCCAGCAGCAAATACGACTGGTGACACCGAACCACCGGATATCCTCAAGTAG